A window of Sutcliffiella cohnii contains these coding sequences:
- a CDS encoding YugN-like family protein: protein MIPIPSKIEGLENELYQFELQLKELNYVIGGNWDYDHGYFDYKIDDEVGYQFLRVPFQAVDGQLDSHGTKVKLGRPFLLSHKYQIGVDDDHDSNIGNFSASFNQFQEPQDPDAQFPQKYVDLGKALVQELEAVLIPS from the coding sequence ATGATTCCAATTCCTTCTAAAATTGAGGGGTTAGAAAATGAACTTTATCAATTTGAGCTACAGTTAAAAGAATTGAATTATGTTATTGGCGGAAATTGGGATTACGATCACGGCTATTTTGATTATAAAATTGATGACGAAGTAGGCTACCAATTTCTCCGTGTTCCTTTCCAGGCTGTAGATGGACAACTGGACTCACATGGAACAAAAGTGAAATTAGGACGTCCGTTTTTACTCTCTCATAAATATCAAATAGGAGTCGATGATGATCACGATTCAAATATAGGGAATTTCTCAGCATCATTCAACCAGTTCCAAGAACCACAAGATCCCGATGCACAGTTTCCTCAAAAGTACGTTGACCTTGGGAAAGCTCTTGTTCAAGAATTAGAAGCAGTATTAATTCCTTCTTAA
- a CDS encoding dicarboxylate/amino acid:cation symporter, giving the protein MKRIGLLPRIIIAILLGILIGAFMPNWFIRIFTTLNEVFGNFLGFAIPLIIIAFIAPGIGEIGKGAGKFLGLTAGLAYLSTIVAGILAYIAASSLFPVLLGNTVKSGAYDNPGETTLAPFFELEIPAVMGVMSALVLAFTLGLGMAAIKGNSLKNIMIDFRSIIELVISKVIIPLLPLHILGIFANMTQGGQVQTIMTVFGKVFVLIIALHLTMLVIQYTVSGAISRKNPFAMLKGMLPAYFTALGTQSSASTIPVTLERAKRIGVREKVADFSVPLLATIHLSGSTITLVSCAMAVMYMNSLELSFGLILQFILMLGVTMIAAPGVPGGAVMAALGLLDTMLGFDGTMLALMMALYLAQDSFGTACNVTGDGAIANAVDKLTANK; this is encoded by the coding sequence ATGAAAAGAATAGGTCTTTTACCAAGAATAATAATTGCTATTCTTCTTGGAATTTTAATTGGAGCATTTATGCCAAACTGGTTTATCAGAATATTTACTACTCTCAATGAAGTATTTGGTAACTTTTTAGGCTTTGCAATTCCGCTCATTATTATTGCATTCATCGCACCCGGTATTGGTGAAATTGGGAAAGGTGCTGGTAAATTTTTAGGATTAACAGCCGGACTTGCCTATTTATCTACTATTGTTGCTGGAATTTTAGCTTATATTGCTGCTTCTTCACTCTTTCCAGTACTACTAGGAAATACTGTTAAATCTGGTGCATATGATAATCCTGGAGAAACTACCCTAGCACCATTTTTTGAATTGGAAATCCCAGCCGTTATGGGAGTTATGTCTGCACTAGTATTAGCTTTCACCCTAGGTTTAGGTATGGCTGCTATAAAAGGAAATTCACTTAAAAATATTATGATTGATTTTAGAAGTATTATAGAACTAGTTATATCGAAAGTAATAATCCCATTATTACCACTACACATTTTGGGGATATTTGCGAACATGACTCAAGGTGGACAAGTGCAAACGATTATGACTGTTTTCGGTAAAGTTTTTGTTTTAATTATTGCGTTACATTTAACAATGCTTGTTATTCAATATACAGTAAGTGGGGCCATTTCTAGGAAAAATCCTTTTGCTATGTTAAAAGGAATGCTTCCGGCTTATTTTACGGCTCTCGGTACTCAATCCTCGGCTTCAACCATTCCCGTTACTCTAGAGAGAGCAAAAAGAATTGGTGTACGAGAAAAAGTAGCTGACTTTTCAGTACCATTATTAGCAACTATCCACCTTTCTGGTAGTACTATTACGTTAGTTTCTTGTGCGATGGCTGTTATGTACATGAATAGTTTAGAACTTTCTTTCGGCCTCATACTTCAATTTATTTTAATGCTTGGTGTTACAATGATTGCAGCACCAGGTGTACCAGGTGGCGCCGTAATGGCAGCTTTAGGCCTTTTAGATACTATGTTAGGTTTCGATGGAACAATGTTAGCATTAATGATGGCTTTATATTTAGCACAAGATAGCTTTGGAACGGCATGTAACGTTACAGGTGACGGAGCTATTGCAAACGCAGTAGATAAATTAACTGCAAATAAATAG
- a CDS encoding SDR family oxidoreductase — protein sequence MHPNDLFQLKGKTAIITGGGKGLGAQMANVLARAGANIVICSRNEEICKQTCKQLEEEAGVQTLAISCDVTKGEEIEAVIQATMEKFGQIDILINNSGTSWISPFIDFPEEKWDKVMDVNVKGTFLFSQAVAKVMMKQRKGKIINIASVTGMGGTFPELLDTIAYNTSKGAILTFTKDLAVKLARFNIQVNAIAPGFFPTKITEKVLKDVNAQVVKHIPAGRFGNSDDLKGATLFLASKASDYCIGQVIVIDGGITALV from the coding sequence ATGCATCCAAATGACCTTTTTCAGTTAAAGGGTAAAACAGCTATTATAACAGGTGGAGGAAAAGGGCTTGGTGCACAAATGGCTAATGTACTTGCGAGAGCAGGTGCGAATATTGTCATTTGCTCAAGAAATGAAGAAATTTGCAAACAAACGTGTAAACAATTGGAAGAAGAAGCAGGAGTACAAACGTTAGCCATTTCTTGTGATGTGACTAAAGGTGAAGAAATTGAAGCCGTCATTCAAGCAACAATGGAAAAGTTCGGACAAATAGACATTTTAATTAATAATAGCGGTACCTCTTGGATTTCTCCATTCATTGATTTTCCCGAAGAAAAATGGGACAAAGTCATGGATGTTAATGTAAAAGGTACCTTCCTCTTCAGTCAAGCGGTTGCAAAAGTAATGATGAAGCAGCGTAAAGGAAAAATCATTAATATAGCATCCGTTACGGGAATGGGAGGAACGTTTCCAGAATTACTAGATACTATTGCCTACAATACTAGTAAAGGGGCGATTCTCACTTTTACAAAAGATTTAGCAGTTAAACTAGCAAGATTTAATATCCAAGTTAATGCCATTGCTCCAGGGTTTTTTCCAACAAAAATAACAGAAAAAGTGTTAAAAGATGTTAATGCGCAAGTAGTGAAACATATACCAGCTGGTCGATTTGGAAATAGTGACGATCTAAAAGGTGCAACACTTTTTCTTGCTTCAAAAGCTTCAGATTATTGCATCGGTCAAGTAATCGTAATAGATGGCGGTATTACAGCTTTAGTTTAA
- a CDS encoding alpha/beta fold hydrolase → MRDSIPSNWRKSPSIGGPTARKAIWKKNKATLWYYPSAQKTYKEPLFLIYSLVNQPFILDLYPGASMIESFVQNGYDVYLLDFGIPGYEDSHITIDHYIVDYIQKGVQRTLRHAKADEITLIGYCLGGVFATLYAAIATESIKNLILVVTPIDFSELPSFNRWLTALRDENISFDHLFDAYGVLPAPLIEAGIRSITVPVYYTQYLALLQNSNNKEYVERWKRFNDWTKGHIPFVGQALKQFVNDYVRDNKLVNGEIKIKGKNVLLKNIDMNLLVVAAKNDELVPPSLSEPIMNLVSSNDKQFQLVDGGHTTMTAKKGALPNYLQNWLPERSTLIGEEV, encoded by the coding sequence ATGAGAGATTCAATACCTTCTAATTGGAGAAAATCGCCATCAATTGGAGGTCCTACAGCTCGTAAGGCAATATGGAAAAAAAATAAAGCAACTCTTTGGTATTATCCTTCAGCCCAAAAAACGTATAAAGAACCACTTTTCCTCATTTATTCTCTAGTTAATCAACCATTCATTTTAGATTTATATCCTGGAGCAAGTATGATTGAATCATTTGTTCAAAACGGTTATGACGTATACTTGTTAGACTTCGGCATACCAGGATACGAAGATAGTCACATTACAATTGATCATTATATTGTAGATTATATACAAAAAGGAGTTCAACGTACTTTACGACATGCTAAAGCAGATGAAATAACACTTATCGGCTATTGTCTTGGAGGGGTATTTGCCACGTTGTATGCGGCTATCGCCACAGAGTCAATAAAAAATTTGATATTAGTTGTTACACCAATTGATTTTAGTGAGCTACCTTCATTTAATAGATGGCTTACAGCTCTTAGGGACGAGAATATCAGTTTTGATCATTTATTTGATGCGTACGGTGTTTTACCTGCACCTCTAATTGAAGCAGGTATTCGTTCGATTACAGTACCTGTCTATTACACCCAATATTTAGCTCTACTACAAAACTCAAATAATAAAGAATACGTGGAACGCTGGAAACGGTTTAATGATTGGACAAAAGGACATATCCCTTTTGTAGGTCAAGCGTTAAAACAGTTTGTTAATGATTATGTTCGAGATAACAAGTTAGTTAATGGAGAAATAAAGATAAAAGGAAAAAATGTGCTGTTAAAGAACATAGATATGAATTTATTAGTAGTTGCAGCGAAAAATGATGAGTTAGTTCCACCAAGTTTATCTGAACCTATTATGAACCTCGTTTCTAGCAATGATAAGCAATTCCAATTAGTGGACGGTGGTCATACGACAATGACTGCTAAAAAAGGAGCATTACCAAATTATTTGCAAAACTGGCTTCCTGAAAGATCAACATTAATAGGAGAGGAAGTATAA
- a CDS encoding H-type small acid-soluble spore protein: protein MDTRRVRQILSSPAEIDVKYHGTSVWIDGLSEDGKTATVHLRGPGEERTTVDVSELVEEE, encoded by the coding sequence ATGGATACGAGACGTGTTCGCCAAATTTTATCATCCCCTGCAGAGATTGATGTAAAGTATCATGGCACTTCTGTATGGATTGATGGATTAAGTGAAGATGGTAAAACTGCAACAGTGCATTTAAGAGGTCCAGGAGAAGAACGAACAACTGTTGACGTGTCTGAGTTAGTCGAAGAAGAGTAA
- a CDS encoding potassium channel family protein encodes MAKKQYRVPIYFQWIKSPIVLRILFLIIILNISFGTVIHFVEPEEFPLIFDGVWWAIVTTATLGYGDFVPVSITGRIIAIVLILIGTGFVTTYFVMLATNTVKIQNAILEGKVKYQGQDHIVIIGWNERVRETLEQLKEIVNKPMSIVLIDESLKELPIQDIPIHFIKGNSTFDHVLLEANIPKAKIVIITADQSKEEAQADMNTIITLLSVKGLNPNVYTIVEILTSAQLKNADRAGADEIIQTNMLSSYVIINSVMSNGMSNTLLKLLDQLKGSKLTFVDVKEEYLYKTYQELLNELLVQNQLVIGIKRRGETIVNPPLLTEIKEHDRLLIIKS; translated from the coding sequence TTGGCAAAAAAGCAATATCGTGTTCCTATATATTTCCAATGGATAAAGTCACCTATAGTACTACGCATTTTATTTCTCATTATTATATTAAACATTTCGTTTGGGACGGTCATTCATTTTGTAGAGCCCGAGGAATTCCCGTTAATCTTTGATGGTGTTTGGTGGGCAATTGTAACTACAGCTACACTTGGTTATGGAGATTTTGTTCCAGTAAGTATTACTGGCCGTATTATTGCGATTGTGCTCATATTAATTGGAACTGGTTTTGTCACTACTTATTTCGTTATGTTAGCTACAAATACTGTAAAAATACAAAACGCGATTTTGGAGGGTAAGGTGAAATATCAAGGTCAAGATCATATCGTTATTATTGGTTGGAATGAGAGAGTTCGTGAAACACTTGAGCAATTAAAAGAAATTGTCAACAAGCCTATGTCTATCGTATTAATTGATGAAAGTTTAAAGGAATTACCTATTCAAGACATTCCTATTCATTTTATTAAAGGTAATTCTACATTTGATCATGTACTACTGGAAGCTAATATTCCGAAAGCTAAAATTGTTATTATTACAGCAGATCAAAGTAAAGAGGAAGCACAAGCTGATATGAACACGATAATTACTCTGTTAAGTGTGAAAGGATTAAACCCAAACGTATACACAATTGTTGAAATTTTAACTTCTGCTCAACTCAAAAATGCAGATCGAGCTGGAGCTGACGAAATCATCCAAACAAATATGCTTTCTAGCTACGTCATAATAAATAGTGTTATGTCAAACGGAATGTCTAATACGTTATTAAAGCTGTTAGATCAATTAAAAGGAAGCAAGCTTACATTTGTTGATGTAAAGGAAGAGTACTTGTATAAAACTTATCAAGAATTACTTAATGAATTATTGGTACAAAATCAATTAGTTATTGGAATTAAAAGAAGAGGAGAAACGATAGTAAATCCTCCTCTTTTAACAGAAATTAAAGAACATGATCGTTTACTTATTATTAAGAGCTAG
- a CDS encoding glucose-6-phosphate isomerase, whose amino-acid sequence MAHISFDYSKALSFFGEHEITYLRDAVKVAHHSLHEKTGTGNDYLGWIDLPTNYDKEEFSRIVKSAEKIKEDSDILLVIGIGGSYLGARAAIEMLNHSFYNALAKEQRKTPQVVFVGNNISSTYMKDLMDLLDGRDFSINVISKSGTTTEPAIAFRIFRKLLEEKYGKEEAKHRIYATTDKARGALKTLATEEGYESFIIPDDVGGRYSVLTAVGLLPIAVTGVDIEAMMKGAADASEEYGKSELEENAAYQYAVVRNVLYNKGKTIEMLINYEPGLQYFSEWWKQLFGESEGKDQKGIFPSSANFSTDLHSLGQYVQEGRRDLFETIIKVEKPRHELTIEEEAADLDGLNYLAGQTVDFVNTKAFEGTMLAHTDGGVPNLVVNIPSMDAYTFGYLVYFFEKACAMSGYLLGVNPFDQPGVEAYKVNMFALLGKPGFEEVKAELEKRLK is encoded by the coding sequence ATGGCACATATTAGCTTTGATTACAGTAAAGCTTTATCATTTTTCGGTGAACATGAAATTACATACTTAAGAGATGCGGTAAAAGTTGCTCACCATTCTTTACATGAAAAAACAGGAACAGGTAATGACTATTTAGGCTGGATTGACCTTCCTACTAATTATGATAAAGAGGAATTTTCTCGAATCGTAAAAAGTGCGGAAAAAATAAAAGAAGACTCTGACATACTTCTTGTAATTGGAATTGGTGGATCTTATTTAGGCGCACGCGCTGCAATTGAAATGTTAAACCATTCTTTTTACAATGCTTTAGCGAAAGAGCAACGTAAAACTCCACAAGTAGTTTTTGTCGGAAATAATATTAGCTCTACTTATATGAAAGACTTAATGGATTTATTAGATGGAAGAGATTTCTCTATTAACGTTATTTCAAAATCAGGTACAACAACGGAGCCGGCAATAGCGTTCCGTATTTTCCGTAAGCTATTAGAAGAGAAGTACGGAAAAGAAGAAGCGAAACACCGAATTTACGCGACTACTGATAAGGCGCGTGGGGCACTAAAAACGTTAGCAACAGAAGAGGGTTATGAAAGTTTCATCATTCCAGATGATGTTGGAGGACGTTATTCTGTTTTAACAGCAGTAGGTTTATTGCCAATTGCAGTAACTGGTGTAGATATTGAAGCAATGATGAAAGGTGCTGCAGATGCTAGCGAAGAATATGGTAAATCAGAGCTTGAAGAAAACGCAGCATATCAATATGCGGTAGTTCGTAATGTTTTATATAACAAAGGTAAAACAATTGAAATGTTAATTAACTATGAGCCAGGTCTGCAATATTTCTCTGAATGGTGGAAGCAATTGTTTGGAGAAAGTGAAGGGAAAGACCAAAAAGGAATCTTTCCTTCATCTGCTAATTTTTCCACAGACCTTCACTCATTAGGTCAATACGTACAAGAAGGACGTCGTGATCTTTTTGAAACAATTATAAAAGTTGAAAAACCACGTCATGAATTAACGATTGAAGAAGAAGCAGCTGATTTGGATGGGCTCAATTATTTAGCTGGCCAAACAGTTGATTTTGTTAATACAAAAGCTTTCGAAGGAACGATGCTTGCTCATACAGATGGAGGAGTTCCAAACCTAGTAGTAAACATCCCATCTATGGATGCATACACTTTTGGATATCTTGTTTATTTCTTTGAAAAAGCTTGTGCAATGAGTGGTTATTTACTTGGAGTAAATCCATTTGATCAACCTGGAGTGGAAGCATATAAAGTGAATATGTTTGCGCTACTAGGTAAACCAGGGTTTGAAGAAGTAAAAGCTGAGCTAGAAAAACGTTTGAAATAA
- a CDS encoding atypical membrane-integrating protein (Mistic protein) codes for MKLNDIEKTTLSNAIDQMNESLDKFIELYNEAEEDKEIITFDEEVVKLIQTGMDTYGEEAITKKINTIVKEVLSLITEQE; via the coding sequence TTGAAATTAAACGATATCGAAAAAACCACATTAAGTAACGCGATAGATCAAATGAATGAAAGTCTAGATAAGTTTATCGAGCTTTACAATGAAGCTGAAGAAGATAAAGAAATTATTACTTTTGACGAAGAAGTTGTGAAATTAATACAAACAGGTATGGATACATATGGAGAAGAAGCAATTACGAAAAAAATTAATACGATTGTAAAAGAAGTACTATCGCTTATTACAGAACAGGAGTAA
- a CDS encoding Gfo/Idh/MocA family protein, with translation MIRFAVIGTNWITDSFIEAASLHKDFQLVAVYSRDKERANQFASKYNVDTTFTDLHELGKSTLVDAVYIASPNSFHAEQACLLMGYGKHILCEKPLASNVREVSMMVEMAKKQNVLLMEALKTTLLPNFKVIRDNLHKIGKIRRYVASYCQYSSRYDAFKEGNIHNAFDPTFSNGSIMDIGIYCIYPCIVLFGEPENILASGYKLSTGVDGEGTLLLTYKEMEGVAMHSKISNSYFPSEIQGEKGSIIIDKIHTPEHVQIRYRDGSIEDITVPQRQQSMYYEVEEFLHLLKTGRKESTINSYEHSLLTAKVIERARKQIGIVYKAVKQ, from the coding sequence TTGATACGTTTTGCTGTAATAGGAACAAACTGGATTACAGATAGCTTTATAGAAGCTGCAAGCCTACATAAAGATTTTCAATTAGTCGCCGTTTACTCTCGGGACAAGGAGCGAGCAAATCAGTTCGCTAGTAAGTATAATGTTGATACTACTTTTACAGACTTACATGAGCTTGGTAAAAGTACGCTCGTAGATGCCGTTTATATAGCAAGCCCTAATTCCTTCCATGCTGAGCAAGCTTGTCTTCTAATGGGATACGGTAAACACATTCTTTGCGAGAAGCCATTAGCTTCCAATGTAAGAGAAGTCAGCATGATGGTAGAAATGGCAAAAAAACAAAATGTTTTATTAATGGAAGCTTTAAAAACGACATTACTTCCAAATTTCAAAGTAATTCGTGACAACTTGCATAAAATTGGGAAGATCAGACGATATGTCGCATCGTATTGCCAATATTCTTCACGATACGATGCTTTTAAAGAAGGAAACATACATAATGCATTTGATCCAACTTTTTCAAATGGATCCATAATGGACATTGGTATTTACTGTATATATCCTTGTATCGTTTTATTTGGCGAACCAGAAAATATACTAGCTAGTGGTTATAAGCTTTCTACTGGAGTAGATGGAGAAGGAACATTATTGTTAACATATAAGGAGATGGAAGGAGTAGCAATGCATTCCAAAATTTCAAACTCCTATTTCCCATCCGAAATTCAAGGAGAAAAAGGGAGCATCATTATTGATAAAATCCATACTCCAGAACATGTTCAAATTCGATATCGTGATGGTTCGATCGAAGACATTACGGTTCCACAACGACAACAATCTATGTACTATGAAGTAGAAGAGTTCCTTCACCTTCTAAAAACAGGGAGAAAAGAATCAACAATTAATTCGTATGAACATTCCTTATTAACAGCTAAAGTTATAGAAAGAGCAAGAAAGCAAATTGGTATTGTATATAAAGCTGTTAAGCAATAA
- a CDS encoding LysM peptidoglycan-binding domain-containing protein encodes MMSYKFLSLPQLSDKRSELPNRGNLAKRNTALRKLVRVWHHSLTRKHLGGSNARGFANYHVHSLGWERIGYTFVIEPMNIVDTPNGRRARIVYANNITDRSYHVGTSNDSSLGICVAGDYRYDDLDAATIASMVDLHRALIQDNIGRNDKSHHEMPGYAWKVCCVFDYRKALSTSPHSPVIEADLPDTYTVQQGDTLWSLANNDDRFTVEDLMRWNNIENPRNLRVGQKLTFRPPTTSAPTTPPTRATVKWSGTVTSPGLNVRKGPSVNFPIVRALNNGDVVDVYEESNGWLNIGNGQWVSNVGGKYVTKRTNAGRRYLNLKPSINAWRVYPLNRAAVRGNEIGFLNPQKFGGLSYEILGNPMSNVYTIQTANFGRVNIFASNSTASTITNRPTY; translated from the coding sequence ATGATGAGTTATAAATTTTTATCATTGCCCCAGCTTTCAGACAAAAGGTCAGAGTTACCAAACCGTGGAAACTTAGCAAAAAGAAATACAGCGTTACGAAAGCTTGTACGAGTATGGCACCATAGTTTAACTAGGAAACATTTAGGAGGTTCGAATGCGAGAGGGTTTGCAAATTACCACGTTCACTCATTAGGATGGGAAAGAATTGGCTATACGTTTGTTATTGAGCCGATGAATATTGTTGATACTCCGAATGGAAGACGCGCTAGAATAGTATATGCAAACAATATTACCGATCGGTCTTATCATGTTGGTACGAGTAATGATTCATCGTTAGGAATATGTGTAGCTGGTGATTATCGTTATGATGACCTCGATGCAGCAACGATTGCTTCAATGGTAGATTTGCACCGTGCCCTTATCCAAGATAATATTGGGCGAAATGATAAATCACACCATGAAATGCCTGGATATGCTTGGAAGGTTTGTTGTGTTTTTGATTATCGAAAGGCATTAAGCACATCGCCTCATTCCCCAGTAATTGAAGCTGATTTACCGGACACGTACACTGTTCAACAAGGAGATACACTATGGAGTCTTGCCAATAACGACGATCGCTTTACAGTAGAAGACTTGATGAGGTGGAACAATATTGAAAACCCTAGAAACTTACGAGTAGGACAAAAGTTGACCTTTAGACCTCCTACAACAAGTGCACCAACAACTCCACCTACAAGAGCAACAGTGAAATGGAGTGGCACTGTGACGTCGCCAGGACTAAATGTAAGAAAAGGTCCGTCGGTTAATTTTCCAATAGTCCGTGCTCTAAATAATGGAGATGTTGTCGACGTTTATGAAGAAAGTAATGGATGGTTAAATATTGGAAATGGGCAGTGGGTTTCCAATGTAGGAGGTAAATATGTAACTAAAAGAACGAATGCAGGAAGGAGATACCTTAATTTAAAGCCATCAATAAATGCATGGCGTGTTTATCCACTTAACCGAGCAGCAGTTCGAGGGAATGAAATAGGGTTTTTAAATCCACAAAAATTTGGTGGGTTATCTTATGAAATATTAGGGAACCCGATGAGCAATGTATATACAATTCAAACCGCTAATTTTGGAAGAGTAAATATTTTTGCATCAAATTCAACAGCTAGCACCATCACTAATAGACCAACTTATTAA